In Pseudoxanthobacter soli DSM 19599, the following are encoded in one genomic region:
- a CDS encoding SDR family NAD(P)-dependent oxidoreductase, which yields MSAERPNPETGAQRLRDRVAVVTGGARGIGRGIAERFAAEGAHVVVADIDAAEAETVAAALGPTALAVRVDIADAASIAALAEAVAARYGRCEILVNNAAILDAVGFAELTFETYRRVVDINQDGAIRVTLALLPLLRKGGEGRRILNIASIQGMRGARDALAYSTAKGAIVNFTRSLACDLADEGIVVNALSPGFIDTRMALLPDGSGHEHETDWFKDIYIRYGRIPLRRAGTPADIAGPAFFLCSDDARYVTGQIVLVDGGVSATF from the coding sequence ATGAGTGCGGAGCGCCCGAACCCAGAGACCGGCGCGCAGCGCCTGCGGGATCGCGTCGCCGTCGTGACCGGAGGGGCGCGCGGCATCGGGCGCGGCATCGCCGAGCGCTTCGCCGCGGAGGGCGCCCATGTCGTCGTCGCCGACATCGATGCTGCGGAGGCGGAAACCGTCGCCGCGGCGCTCGGCCCGACCGCGCTCGCCGTCCGCGTCGATATCGCCGACGCCGCCTCGATCGCCGCGCTGGCCGAGGCGGTGGCGGCGCGCTACGGCCGCTGCGAAATCCTCGTCAACAACGCCGCGATCCTCGATGCGGTCGGGTTCGCCGAGCTGACGTTCGAGACCTACCGTCGCGTCGTCGACATCAACCAGGACGGTGCCATCCGCGTGACGCTGGCGCTGCTTCCGCTGCTCCGGAAGGGTGGAGAGGGCAGGCGCATCCTCAACATCGCCTCGATCCAGGGGATGCGGGGCGCGCGCGACGCACTCGCCTATTCCACCGCCAAGGGCGCCATCGTCAATTTCACCCGCTCGCTCGCGTGCGATCTCGCCGACGAGGGGATTGTCGTGAACGCGCTGTCGCCCGGCTTCATCGACACCCGCATGGCCCTGCTGCCGGACGGCTCGGGCCATGAGCACGAGACGGACTGGTTCAAGGACATCTACATCCGATATGGGCGCATTCCGCTGCGCCGCGCCGGCACGCCCGCCGATATCGCCGGCCCCGCCTTCTTCCTCTGCTCCGATGACGCCCGCTATGTGACCGGCCAGATCGTGCTGGTCGATGGCGGCGTCTCCGCCACCTTCTGA
- a CDS encoding AIPR family protein yields the protein MIFVDDSYVSSVEEVEEALRDRKRDADVTVVFTQAKTSESWSKGEINTFESAINDFLSEAASYPHSEFMKNAREVFNTVLTHVGKIRDGKPKAEIYFATTARAADADEILAASSAIQRSVAGTGYFSSVHVELINRDSIVELWTAAEGQVEATLKVLGMAPFPKTPGIDEGYAVTVRAKEFIDQILVDGNGRLRQRIFEENVRDFLGSAGDVNQEMAETLLDQVKQKRFGILNNGITMISPDVRVGSLEISIRDFQIVNGCQTSNVLFENRDSIGADATIMLKLIETSDAAVIDDIVRSTNRQAKVEENQFLATLDAVKALERYFEARGAEDDLRLYFERRKNQFSHRENVKAIRVFDIKEIARCVAAMFLDKPDIASRYPNRLTSEMRAQVFDPTYQEEVYHAAAYTLYRLKILMSNNRIEQRYSKLRWHMIMAIKYYICGNVMPNMSSRKIKEKCEEIEAFMGKGDDGTINAIRDLCASIVDIDDITRDKLKGSSLAQDVKAKALAFREANPPKTSKTTA from the coding sequence ATGATCTTCGTCGACGACTCCTACGTTTCCTCGGTCGAGGAGGTTGAGGAGGCGCTTAGAGATCGCAAACGCGACGCAGACGTGACCGTCGTGTTCACCCAGGCAAAGACCTCGGAGAGCTGGTCGAAGGGCGAAATTAACACGTTTGAGTCTGCCATCAACGACTTCCTTTCGGAAGCCGCCTCCTATCCCCACAGTGAGTTTATGAAAAACGCGCGTGAGGTCTTCAACACGGTTCTTACGCACGTTGGCAAAATACGAGACGGTAAACCGAAGGCCGAGATCTATTTCGCCACGACAGCCCGGGCGGCGGACGCTGATGAGATTCTGGCCGCAAGCTCGGCGATCCAGAGGTCGGTTGCTGGAACAGGGTATTTCAGCTCCGTGCACGTCGAATTGATCAACCGTGACAGCATCGTCGAGCTCTGGACCGCAGCCGAGGGGCAGGTAGAGGCCACCCTCAAGGTGCTGGGGATGGCTCCCTTTCCGAAGACGCCAGGCATTGACGAGGGTTACGCCGTCACGGTGAGGGCGAAGGAGTTTATCGATCAAATTCTAGTTGACGGCAACGGGAGGCTTCGCCAGCGCATCTTCGAGGAGAACGTGCGCGACTTCCTAGGCTCGGCCGGCGACGTCAACCAGGAGATGGCGGAAACGCTCCTAGACCAGGTAAAGCAGAAGAGATTCGGAATCCTGAACAACGGGATCACGATGATCTCACCTGACGTCCGCGTCGGCAGCCTCGAAATATCGATCCGGGACTTTCAGATCGTGAATGGGTGCCAGACCTCAAACGTTCTGTTCGAGAATCGCGATTCTATCGGCGCCGACGCGACGATCATGCTGAAGCTGATTGAGACGTCAGACGCGGCCGTAATCGACGACATCGTCCGGTCGACGAACCGACAGGCCAAGGTCGAGGAAAATCAGTTCCTGGCGACATTGGACGCCGTAAAGGCGCTCGAGCGCTACTTCGAGGCCCGCGGCGCCGAAGACGACCTGCGCCTGTATTTCGAGCGCCGCAAAAACCAGTTCTCACACCGGGAGAACGTGAAGGCGATCCGGGTATTCGACATTAAGGAGATCGCCCGGTGCGTCGCCGCAATGTTCCTCGACAAGCCCGACATCGCTAGCAGGTATCCGAACCGTCTGACCAGTGAGATGAGGGCCCAAGTCTTCGACCCTACGTATCAGGAAGAGGTCTATCACGCTGCGGCGTACACTCTCTATCGGCTCAAGATTCTGATGAGCAATAACCGGATCGAGCAGCGCTACTCGAAGCTCCGGTGGCACATGATCATGGCCATCAAATACTACATCTGTGGCAACGTCATGCCGAACATGAGCAGTCGCAAGATAAAGGAAAAATGCGAGGAGATCGAAGCCTTCATGGGCAAGGGCGACGATGGCACGATCAATGCCATTAGAGACTTATGCGCGTCGATCGTCGACATCGACGACATCACCCGGGACAAGCTAAAAGGCAGCTCACTCGCTCAGGATGTGAAAGCGAAAGCCTTGGCCTTTAGGGAGGCCAATCCCCCGAAGACGTCAAAGACCACCGCCTAG
- a CDS encoding ABC transporter permease, with protein MRKSRLERLVEIGLGLVAFAAFLVLYAPVGISALFSIVPIDRAGIHWNEATFAWYGRLAGNASVIGAVELTLAVGIISVALATVLALVLAFYVEWEGAIARRFVEVVVYLPFLMPPIITGLALLVFLDQLGISRGAATIVIGHTALVLAVLYRLVLTRLRALPRTLVEASADLGATRWQTFRHVLWPQLRSAVATGAVLALTLSFDETLITVFLAGDATTLPLRLWGMMRVGFTPEINALVTLVLVASIALALVVVGRLKSLGQMEET; from the coding sequence ATGCGCAAATCCCGCCTGGAACGCCTCGTCGAGATCGGCCTCGGGCTCGTCGCGTTCGCCGCCTTCCTCGTCCTCTACGCCCCGGTCGGCATCTCCGCGCTGTTCTCGATCGTGCCGATCGACCGCGCCGGCATCCACTGGAACGAAGCCACGTTCGCCTGGTACGGGCGGCTCGCCGGCAACGCGTCGGTCATCGGCGCGGTCGAACTCACGCTCGCCGTCGGCATCATCTCGGTCGCGCTCGCCACCGTGCTCGCGCTCGTGCTCGCCTTCTATGTGGAATGGGAGGGCGCGATCGCGCGGCGGTTCGTCGAGGTCGTGGTCTATCTGCCGTTCCTGATGCCGCCCATCATCACCGGTCTCGCGCTCCTCGTCTTTCTCGATCAGCTCGGCATCTCGCGCGGCGCCGCGACGATCGTGATCGGCCACACCGCGCTCGTCCTCGCCGTGCTCTATCGGCTCGTGCTGACGCGGCTGCGCGCCCTGCCGCGAACGCTGGTCGAGGCGTCCGCCGATCTCGGCGCGACGCGCTGGCAGACCTTCCGCCACGTGCTCTGGCCGCAGCTCCGCTCCGCGGTGGCGACCGGCGCGGTGCTCGCCCTGACGCTGTCGTTCGACGAGACGCTGATCACCGTCTTTCTCGCCGGCGACGCGACGACGCTGCCGCTGCGTCTGTGGGGCATGATGCGGGTCGGCTTCACCCCGGAGATCAACGCCCTGGTGACGCTGGTGCTCGTCGCCTCGATCGCGCTGGCGCTCGTCGTCGTCGGCCGCCTCAAATCGCTCGGTCAGATGGAGGAAACATGA
- a CDS encoding restriction endonuclease: MRAFRAEELVAELFQQLGYRVQREEAISGARIDIVATKDERSVLVEVVSTSLSRNILNKLRADAARLQSVISIGDGKEAVIAVVAPLSPAAKEWSESQFHVSVWDIDMLLSKAAPFANLRKQFEDLTSLGSRRPAKADTDLGGDLIRELEDHIREKSTRTPSQYEDLCQRVFTYVFDPTLYGFKRQAHTSDGANRYDFICRIRSGNQFWDNLRADFRTKAVLFECKNYDEKITADQVYSTERYLFAGALRTVCFLISRLGPDDGCIRAAQGAMRESGKLILLLSNQDLIELIKLKSDDGGPEDFLDEKIWNFVISLPR, translated from the coding sequence ATGCGTGCCTTCAGGGCGGAAGAGCTCGTAGCGGAGCTATTTCAGCAGCTCGGCTATAGGGTCCAGCGTGAAGAAGCTATATCGGGTGCCCGTATCGATATAGTGGCCACCAAAGATGAAAGATCGGTCCTTGTCGAAGTGGTCTCGACCAGCCTTAGCCGTAACATATTGAATAAGCTTCGGGCGGACGCAGCACGGCTTCAGAGCGTCATCTCGATTGGAGACGGGAAAGAAGCCGTAATCGCAGTTGTCGCCCCTCTGTCTCCGGCCGCAAAGGAATGGTCGGAGAGTCAGTTTCATGTAAGCGTGTGGGATATTGACATGCTGCTTAGTAAAGCAGCTCCTTTTGCAAATCTCCGCAAGCAATTTGAGGATCTCACCTCTCTCGGCTCACGCCGACCGGCAAAAGCAGATACTGACCTTGGCGGAGATCTCATAAGAGAACTCGAAGACCACATCAGAGAAAAATCTACCCGGACGCCGAGCCAATACGAAGATCTTTGCCAGCGAGTTTTCACCTACGTATTCGACCCAACGCTTTATGGCTTCAAAAGACAAGCACACACATCCGATGGAGCTAATCGATACGATTTCATATGCCGCATAAGATCAGGTAATCAATTTTGGGACAACTTGCGCGCCGACTTTCGTACAAAGGCAGTACTCTTTGAATGTAAAAATTACGATGAGAAGATCACGGCCGATCAGGTATATTCCACCGAGCGATACCTGTTCGCAGGTGCTCTGCGAACGGTTTGCTTTCTCATATCGCGTTTAGGGCCAGACGATGGTTGTATTCGAGCAGCCCAAGGCGCCATGCGCGAATCGGGCAAGCTTATTTTGTTGCTGTCCAATCAGGATCTTATTGAGCTGATCAAATTGAAATCCGACGATGGTGGGCCGGAAGACTTTCTCGATGAGAAGATATGGAACTTTGTAATTAGCTTGCCGCGCTAG
- a CDS encoding NAD(P)H-quinone oxidoreductase — protein MKAITFDDFGAADVLRLTDVPVPQVRPGDVLVKVHAAGVNRADLLQRQGYYGHQRYGESDLLGLEVAGEVVAVGSDVDDLRPGERVMAIVGGGAYAEYARADRGMTVRIPENLHFLAAAAVMESFVTAWEAAVHLGGIGKGEAILIHAAAGGVGSAAVEIAHALGARVFATANAERRADVRGLGAEAVFDYRAEDFEQCVGAATGGRGVDVIVDFVGGDYLARNLRSLAPGGRLVQVGLLGGQDSATIPLSVLLHNHLRLIGTVMKSRTTVEKRAMARRFADGALPMFADGRLKPLVGKVLPLAQAAEAHRAMEAGGGFGKIVLKVAA, from the coding sequence ATGAAGGCGATCACCTTCGACGATTTCGGTGCGGCGGACGTGCTCCGCCTCACGGACGTGCCGGTGCCGCAGGTCCGCCCCGGCGATGTTCTGGTCAAGGTGCATGCCGCCGGCGTCAACCGCGCCGATCTGCTGCAGCGTCAGGGCTATTACGGCCACCAGCGCTATGGCGAGAGCGACCTGCTCGGGCTGGAAGTCGCCGGCGAGGTCGTCGCCGTCGGCAGCGATGTCGACGACCTCCGCCCCGGCGAGAGGGTGATGGCCATCGTCGGCGGCGGCGCCTATGCCGAATATGCCCGTGCCGACCGTGGCATGACGGTGCGCATTCCCGAGAACCTGCATTTTCTCGCGGCCGCGGCGGTGATGGAATCCTTCGTCACCGCCTGGGAAGCCGCCGTTCATCTGGGTGGCATCGGCAAAGGCGAGGCCATCCTCATCCACGCGGCGGCGGGCGGGGTGGGTTCCGCTGCGGTGGAAATCGCCCACGCCCTGGGCGCGCGCGTGTTCGCCACCGCGAATGCCGAGCGGCGCGCCGATGTCCGCGGCCTCGGCGCCGAGGCGGTGTTCGACTATCGCGCCGAGGACTTCGAGCAGTGCGTGGGCGCGGCGACGGGCGGGCGCGGCGTCGACGTGATCGTCGATTTCGTCGGCGGCGACTATCTCGCCCGCAATCTGCGCAGCCTCGCCCCCGGCGGGCGGCTCGTTCAGGTCGGCCTGCTGGGCGGGCAGGACAGCGCCACCATTCCGCTCTCCGTTCTGCTGCACAATCACCTGCGCCTCATCGGCACGGTGATGAAATCGCGAACGACGGTCGAGAAGCGCGCCATGGCGCGTCGCTTCGCGGACGGCGCGCTGCCGATGTTCGCCGATGGCCGGCTGAAGCCGCTGGTCGGCAAGGTCCTGCCCCTCGCCCAGGCGGCCGAGGCCCATCGCGCAATGGAAGCCGGCGGCGGCTTCGGCAAGATCGTGCTGAAGGTGGCCGCCTGA
- a CDS encoding mandelate racemase/muconate lactonizing enzyme family protein, with amino-acid sequence MSSSFKIRSIRSVPLLGESPKGGWTNEIAPEDSVHALVAVHTEAGVTGYGSVFTDGRLVAAALAVLEPLWRGETALEPERLTEKLHQNTFWMGRGGTLTHTISGIDIALWDILGKVTGQPVGRLLGGTHATTAMPYCSLLMEEPDVMKDVVARYHDQGFRAFKIGWGPFGRRDDARLDEAIVRAAREGIGADCRLFVDAGASDAFWPNGLKWAIRTAEMLKDYDVGWFEEALVPDALEDFRTLRRASAVPIAGGEVLTRRQSFIPFLTGGAFDIVQPDATKVGGLSEQRRIAWLAQDFGVRYVGHGWNTALGVAADLQLAAALPNVDLVEFIGGSAYVDGLLAEPFRLDDSGRLAIPDAPGLGIALDRDKVARYTPDPAPLFEP; translated from the coding sequence ATGTCGTCGTCTTTCAAGATCCGCTCGATCCGCTCCGTTCCCCTTCTCGGCGAGAGCCCCAAGGGGGGGTGGACCAACGAGATCGCCCCGGAGGATTCCGTCCACGCGCTGGTCGCGGTGCACACGGAGGCGGGCGTCACCGGCTACGGCTCGGTGTTCACCGACGGCCGGCTGGTCGCCGCCGCGCTCGCGGTGCTGGAGCCGCTGTGGCGCGGCGAGACGGCGCTGGAGCCCGAACGCCTGACCGAGAAGCTGCACCAGAACACGTTCTGGATGGGCCGCGGCGGCACGCTGACCCACACCATCAGCGGCATCGACATCGCGCTGTGGGATATCCTCGGCAAGGTCACGGGCCAGCCCGTCGGCCGGCTTCTCGGCGGCACCCATGCCACGACCGCGATGCCCTATTGCTCGCTTCTGATGGAAGAGCCGGACGTCATGAAGGACGTCGTGGCGCGCTATCACGATCAGGGCTTCCGCGCCTTCAAGATCGGCTGGGGCCCGTTCGGCCGGCGCGACGACGCCCGGCTCGACGAGGCGATCGTGCGGGCCGCGCGCGAGGGCATCGGCGCGGATTGCCGCCTGTTCGTCGATGCCGGCGCGAGCGATGCGTTCTGGCCGAACGGCCTGAAATGGGCGATCCGCACCGCGGAGATGCTGAAGGATTATGATGTCGGCTGGTTCGAGGAGGCGCTGGTGCCGGACGCGCTGGAGGACTTCAGGACGCTGCGGCGGGCGAGCGCGGTGCCGATCGCCGGCGGCGAGGTGCTGACCCGGCGGCAGTCCTTCATTCCGTTCCTCACCGGCGGCGCCTTCGACATCGTCCAGCCCGACGCCACCAAGGTCGGCGGCCTCAGCGAGCAGCGGCGCATCGCCTGGCTCGCGCAGGATTTCGGCGTCCGCTATGTCGGCCACGGCTGGAACACGGCGCTCGGCGTCGCCGCCGACCTTCAGCTGGCCGCCGCGCTGCCGAATGTCGATCTCGTCGAATTCATCGGCGGCAGTGCCTATGTGGACGGGCTCCTTGCCGAGCCGTTCCGGCTCGACGATTCCGGCCGCCTCGCGATCCCCGACGCCCCCGGCCTCGGCATCGCCCTCGATCGCGACAAGGTCGCGCGCTACACCCCGGATCCCGCGCCGCTGTTCGAGCCGTGA
- a CDS encoding LysR family transcriptional regulator: MRPHFAEFLGTFVDVVRAGSFSGAARRRAVTPSAVVRQIDALEDDLGVALFIRSTRALTLTDAGERLHERAQRHLDDLADTRAEVAAFGGSVCGTLRIACLPTFGKRYVLPVVAALQAEHPGLNVELDLTERLADPVVERLDAVIRMGALTDSTLIATRLAPFTRLVVASPAYLARAGTPGSAADLRAHRLLDKLHGADLLGWREVLGCPAGHAGNGTVTFRSDDFEALRAGAEAGLGIALLASWVVGPDVRAGRLVRLGLGGEPWNDGASGISLLRALPQPSAKLKAFTEALRAAIGSPPIWEP; the protein is encoded by the coding sequence ATGAGACCCCATTTCGCCGAATTCCTCGGCACCTTTGTCGATGTCGTGCGGGCGGGGAGCTTTTCCGGCGCCGCGCGCCGGCGCGCGGTGACGCCCTCGGCGGTGGTGCGCCAGATCGATGCGCTGGAGGACGATCTGGGCGTCGCGCTTTTCATCCGCTCGACACGGGCGCTCACGCTCACCGATGCCGGCGAGCGCCTGCACGAGCGGGCGCAGCGCCACCTCGACGACCTCGCCGACACCCGCGCGGAAGTCGCCGCCTTCGGCGGCTCGGTCTGCGGCACGCTGCGGATCGCCTGCCTGCCCACCTTCGGCAAGCGCTATGTGCTGCCGGTCGTCGCGGCGCTGCAGGCCGAACATCCCGGCCTCAATGTCGAACTCGACCTGACGGAACGGCTGGCCGATCCGGTGGTCGAGCGGCTCGACGCCGTCATCCGCATGGGCGCGCTGACCGACAGCACGCTGATCGCCACCCGGCTGGCGCCCTTCACGCGGCTCGTGGTGGCGAGCCCGGCCTATCTGGCGCGCGCGGGCACGCCCGGCAGCGCGGCGGACCTGCGCGCGCACCGGCTGCTCGACAAGCTGCACGGCGCCGATCTGCTGGGCTGGCGCGAGGTGCTCGGCTGCCCGGCCGGCCATGCGGGGAACGGCACGGTGACCTTCCGCTCGGACGATTTCGAGGCCCTGCGCGCGGGCGCCGAGGCGGGACTGGGGATCGCGCTGCTGGCGAGCTGGGTCGTCGGGCCGGATGTCCGGGCGGGAAGGCTGGTGCGGCTCGGGCTCGGCGGCGAACCGTGGAACGACGGCGCGTCAGGCATCTCCCTCCTGCGCGCCCTGCCGCAGCCGAGCGCCAAGCTGAAAGCCTTCACCGAAGCCCTGCGCGCCGCGATCGGAAGCCCGCCGATCTGGGAGCCGTGA